The window TCTCATAACAGATCAGATCTTCTTCAACTACAAACCTACCTTCTGTTTTATTATATATCAAAGCATCTGCATCAAAACTATCTCCTGATGAATAAACATTATGAATTTCATCATCAATATATTCTGTAACAGAGCCTTTAATTATTATGTAAAATGCAATAGATGGTAGTGTTTTAGAGAGCAGGAGGGTATCTTTGGTGTAGTAGGCTATATCGATTTTGCCCATGAGGTTGTCTATATCCTTCTCCTCAAGGAGATCAAAAGGGTGAATAGATTTTATAAGTCTTCTTTGGTCTAATATACTCAAAGATGTTTCTCCATTATAATAAAAAAAGACGGGCGAAAAATTTTCGCCTATCTACTAAACTAAAATAATTCTGACACGAAGTGTCGAGCTTTAGTGGCCTCAGCGGCCCTAGCGAAGCTAAAGGAATTCACTTCCTTTAGCGGACTAATTAATGTTCAGATGCACCTTCAGCTCCGATACCAGTTTGAGCTCTAACATATTGAGCTTCAAACATCTCTTGCTCATCTTTAGCACCTTGAGACTTATCAGTGATTGAGAAGAACCAAATTGCAACAAATGAAACTGTTACAGAGAATAATGCAGGGTATTTATAAGGGAAGATTGCCTCTTCATTTCCTAAAATTTGTACCCAAACGATTGGACCAAGTATAACTAAAAGTACCGCAGTTGCAAGACCAAGGCTTCCACCGATAACAGCACCACGAGTAGTTAATTTTTTCCAATACATTGAAAGCATCAATACCGGGAAGTTTGCAGAAGCCGCAATAGCAAATGCTAAACCAACAACGAATGCAATGTTTTGTTTCTCAAACGCAATACCCATAATGATAGCAACGATACCTAAAGCAACTGTAGCCATTTTAGATACTTGCATCTCTTTCATTGAATCAACTTCACCTTTTTTGAATACTGAAGCATAAAGGTCATGCGAAATTGCAGACGCACCAGCTAGAGTAAGACCAGAAACAACCGCTAAGATCGTAGCAAATGCAACCGCAGAGATGAAACCTAGGAAGAAGTCACCACCAACAGCATGTGATAAGTGAATAGCCGCCATGTTGTTTCCACCAAGAATCGGGCTACCGCCAGATACTGCTTGTTTAGCTACATCTAAATACTCAGGGTTAGTAAATACCATAACGATAGCACCAAAACCGATGATGAAAGTTAAGATATAGAAATAACCGATAAAACCTGTTGCATAGAAAACTGATTTACGAGCTTCTTTTGCATCAGCTACTGTAAAAAATCTCATTAAAATGTGTGGTAAACCAGCTGTACCAAACATAAGAGCAATTGCAAGGGATATTGCCGATACAGGGTCAGACACTAATCCACCAGGGCTCATTACTTCTATACCTTTCATCTCAACTGCTGTAGAGAAAAGTGAACCAAATGAGAAATCATAGTGAGCCATAACAGCTATAGCCATGAAAGTAGCACCAGATAATAGTAAGAAAGCCTTAATAATTTGTACCCATGTAGTAGCAAGCATACCACCAAATGTTACGTAAAGAACCATAAGAACACCAACTAATATAACTGCTACTTCATAGTTAAGACCAAACAGTAACTGAATTAACTTACCAGAACCAACCATTTGAGCAATTAGGTAAAGAATAACAGTTGCAATAGAACCAAACGCAGCTAATGTACGAATCGGAGTTTGACGAAGTCTGTAAGATGCAACGTCTGCAAAAGTATACTTACCTAAGTTTCTTAAAGGCTCAGCAATTAAGAAAAGGATTATTGGCCAACCAACTAAGAAACCGATTGAGTAGATAAGTCCATCGTAACCTTTTAAGTAAACAAGACCAGAGATCCCTAGGAATGATGCAGCTGACATATAATCACCTGCTATTGCCATACCGTTTTGGAAACCTGTAATTCCACCACCAGCTGTGTAGAAATCTTTAGCAGACTTTGTACGCTTAGCAGCCCAGTAAGTAATACCTAGTGTACCACCAACAAAAAGTAAGAACATGATGATTGCAGACATATTAAGATCTTGTTTTGCAACTTCACCTTCTATTGCACCACCAGCCATTACAGCTGCAGCACCTAAAATTAAAAATAAAAATACTCTATTAAACATACTTAGTCCTCTCCCACTGATTTTTTAACAGCATTAGCAAGTTCATCAAACTCACTGTTTGCTCTTTTAGTATAAATACCAGTTAAAACAAATGCAAACACTATAACAGCTATACCAACCGGAATACCGATTGTTGTAACAGTATCTGCACCAAGTGGAGCACCAAGTGCTGCAGGGTTAAATGCTATTGTTAATATAAATGCAAAATACACTACTAACATGGCAATTGTCAATTTAACTGCAAAACTAGTTCTAACTTTAACTAGTTTTTGATAATCTGGATTTGCTTTGATCTTTTCAACAAGTTCTTTTTCCATCATTTTTCCTTTTTTAGAAGTTATAGTTAGCTATAAATCTATATTCGCTCCAACCAGTTGTAGCACCTGTAGCAGCTACATTAAAGTCATCAGCAAAATTTCCGCGTACACGAAGTTGAAGATTTTTTACAAATGGTGTATTGTAAATAAAATCAAAACCTGATTCACTTGCATCCCCATTAGTATAACCATTGTTTAAATCCATGTCAAAGTCAGTATAGTAACCTACAGCTTTAAGACCTAACTCTTTAAAGTTGTAAACTAAAGCAGCTTTTGTAGCAGTAGTTCCAGCTAAAAATTGGTGACGAGTAACCATACCTTGAGTGAATGCCGGCATACCACCCCATGGTGTAATAATTGCATTTTGAAGTGCAGTATCAGTTGCATCATTATCAGTAGTTTCAGAATATGCTACATAACCAGTGAATCCACCAACAGTAGCTCCAAATTTAACACCATAATACATACCTTCAACTTTACCTGCATACTTATCACCGACATCACTCTCAGAAATAATCTGAGCAGATAAAAAAGGTTTAACAGCATCACTAACTAAACATGTCCAAGAAATAGTAGCATCAGCATATATTGCATTTAATATATCGTGAGCATAGTAGTCCCAAACCTGAGCTTTGAAGTTACCGTTTTTATATGCAGCTGCAACTACAGACACACCACCAGTTTCTTTACCCGCACCTAGTGCATACGTACCCATATTTACAAAAGTACCAACTTGGTCTCTTGAGTCAGCTGCAGAATAACCTGAAGTTGCAGATAAAACACCACCAGCATATGCACGACCAAACGTACCTTGAGCAAACTTAGTTACATGAGCTGCTATTAAAGTAGTATTTGGAATATCAGAGTTCATTAATACATATGCTTCAAACAAGTTTGGTAACATTCTTGCATCATCACTACCTGCTAGAGGAGTATCAAGTTTTTGGCGACCACCTTTAAATACTGTATTACCTATTTTGTATTGTAAATATGCCTCACCCAAAACAGAGTATGCATCATTATCAGGTCCAAGTAAAGTTGGATCTACTGATGTATAATCTGTTTTGTTACCACTGTTAAATAAACCGTTTGTAGTATAAAAAGCCGTACCTAAACTTAAACCTTTAAAATCTGCAGTTTCAAATTTTAAATGTCCACCAATTGCACTAGCTTTTCTTCTATAATCCTCTTTTGTAGGATCTGAATAATCCATTTTTCTCGAGATACTAAAAGCACGAATTTGACCACTTGCTTTACCTTCACTAAACATAGAAGACAGATCTTCTGCT of the Sulfurimonas sp. genome contains:
- a CDS encoding cation acetate symporter, yielding MFNRVFLFLILGAAAVMAGGAIEGEVAKQDLNMSAIIMFLLFVGGTLGITYWAAKRTKSAKDFYTAGGGITGFQNGMAIAGDYMSAASFLGISGLVYLKGYDGLIYSIGFLVGWPIILFLIAEPLRNLGKYTFADVASYRLRQTPIRTLAAFGSIATVILYLIAQMVGSGKLIQLLFGLNYEVAVILVGVLMVLYVTFGGMLATTWVQIIKAFLLLSGATFMAIAVMAHYDFSFGSLFSTAVEMKGIEVMSPGGLVSDPVSAISLAIALMFGTAGLPHILMRFFTVADAKEARKSVFYATGFIGYFYILTFIIGFGAIVMVFTNPEYLDVAKQAVSGGSPILGGNNMAAIHLSHAVGGDFFLGFISAVAFATILAVVSGLTLAGASAISHDLYASVFKKGEVDSMKEMQVSKMATVALGIVAIIMGIAFEKQNIAFVVGLAFAIAASANFPVLMLSMYWKKLTTRGAVIGGSLGLATAVLLVILGPIVWVQILGNEEAIFPYKYPALFSVTVSFVAIWFFSITDKSQGAKDEQEMFEAQYVRAQTGIGAEGASEH
- a CDS encoding DUF485 domain-containing protein — protein: MEKELVEKIKANPDYQKLVKVRTSFAVKLTIAMLVVYFAFILTIAFNPAALGAPLGADTVTTIGIPVGIAVIVFAFVLTGIYTKRANSEFDELANAVKKSVGED
- a CDS encoding OprD family outer membrane porin, which gives rise to MKKIVLSAMVVGLISSTNVQAAEDLSSMFSEGKASGQIRAFSISRKMDYSDPTKEDYRRKASAIGGHLKFETADFKGLSLGTAFYTTNGLFNSGNKTDYTSVDPTLLGPDNDAYSVLGEAYLQYKIGNTVFKGGRQKLDTPLAGSDDARMLPNLFEAYVLMNSDIPNTTLIAAHVTKFAQGTFGRAYAGGVLSATSGYSAADSRDQVGTFVNMGTYALGAGKETGGVSVVAAAYKNGNFKAQVWDYYAHDILNAIYADATISWTCLVSDAVKPFLSAQIISESDVGDKYAGKVEGMYYGVKFGATVGGFTGYVAYSETTDNDATDTALQNAIITPWGGMPAFTQGMVTRHQFLAGTTATKAALVYNFKELGLKAVGYYTDFDMDLNNGYTNGDASESGFDFIYNTPFVKNLQLRVRGNFADDFNVAATGATTGWSEYRFIANYNF